One segment of Marvinbryantia formatexigens DSM 14469 DNA contains the following:
- a CDS encoding glycosyltransferase has product MADRKKVSVIIPVYNVEKYLEKCLDSVERQTLPEIEIICVNDGSTDGSLQILQSYAEKDDRIIIINKENGGLSSARNAGLAVAEGEYVYFLDSDDWILAETLEVLYDECKKENLDTILFDADSIFETEEVERLHPSYRDYYHREDCFGNTVTGQRLFAEMMPREQYRSSACLQMNRRAFLEQYGLGFREGMIHEDELFTLQVSLRAERAKHLARPFYQRLVREESIMTSVRAIRSAFGYYVCNQLILAEATELVKEKDIMDIYVNKISRLRRSIKSALKDVKRGEIDRFTSNRLEDMALLEQFKYEQRLVISNRNLRKKIQELRASTTFKVGKTVTFIPRKLKSAYRVLKKKGIKELYKAILYKIAPGYYAKKYVEISIIMPVYNGEKYLWRCIRSLQKQMFRDIEIICVDDKSTDRSMELLQERARHDKRVRILQQEHLGAGSARNLGMKEARGKYLLFLDCDDLFDKNMCRELYRAAEKHDAQVVLFGAQRMDMMNNRTERMGWVLRSSELPKDAVFSGQEIADRLFQITSNCPWSKMFRRDFILENGLEFQSTRHCNDAYFVRMAMALAERMTMVDQIFTTYRFNMGASTQGVKHEAPLEFYKAFSAVKEALTEKGLFALYKKSFVNWTLTESLFNYRTMKTAEAKAAIKEKMLTEGFDYFGITECSPEDIYNPQLYEEYLEFRKG; this is encoded by the coding sequence ATGGCGGACCGGAAAAAGGTATCGGTGATTATACCGGTTTATAATGTAGAAAAATATCTGGAAAAGTGTCTGGACAGTGTGGAGCGGCAGACGCTGCCGGAAATAGAAATTATCTGCGTAAATGATGGCTCGACAGATGGCTCTTTGCAGATTCTGCAGTCCTATGCAGAGAAGGATGACAGAATTATCATCATCAATAAGGAAAACGGCGGTCTTTCCTCGGCAAGAAACGCCGGTCTGGCTGTTGCGGAAGGGGAATATGTGTATTTCCTTGACAGCGATGACTGGATTCTGGCGGAAACGCTGGAGGTTCTGTACGATGAATGTAAAAAAGAGAATCTTGATACAATTCTTTTTGATGCGGACAGTATTTTTGAAACAGAGGAAGTAGAAAGGCTGCATCCTTCCTACCGGGATTACTATCACCGGGAGGACTGTTTTGGAAATACAGTGACAGGACAGAGGCTGTTTGCAGAGATGATGCCAAGGGAGCAGTATCGTTCCTCCGCCTGCCTGCAGATGAACCGGCGGGCATTTCTGGAGCAGTACGGGCTGGGCTTTCGTGAAGGAATGATACATGAGGACGAGCTTTTTACTCTGCAGGTGTCACTGCGGGCAGAGCGGGCAAAGCACCTTGCGAGACCCTTTTATCAGCGGCTTGTCAGGGAAGAATCTATTATGACAAGCGTCAGGGCAATCAGAAGTGCCTTCGGGTATTACGTGTGCAATCAGCTTATTCTGGCGGAAGCAACAGAGCTGGTGAAGGAAAAGGATATCATGGATATCTATGTGAATAAGATATCCAGACTGCGCCGCTCGATAAAGAGTGCGCTAAAGGATGTAAAAAGAGGAGAAATTGACCGCTTTACCAGTAACCGCCTGGAAGATATGGCACTGCTTGAGCAGTTTAAATACGAGCAGAGGCTGGTGATCAGCAACCGCAATCTGCGGAAGAAAATACAGGAGTTGAGGGCAAGCACGACTTTTAAGGTGGGAAAAACAGTAACGTTTATTCCGCGCAAGCTGAAGTCTGCGTACCGGGTTTTAAAGAAAAAGGGAATAAAAGAGCTTTATAAAGCGATATTATATAAAATTGCACCGGGGTATTATGCGAAAAAGTATGTTGAAATCAGCATTATTATGCCGGTATATAATGGAGAAAAGTATCTGTGGAGATGCATCAGATCGCTGCAGAAGCAGATGTTCCGCGATATAGAAATTATCTGCGTAGATGACAAATCTACGGACCGGTCAATGGAGCTGCTGCAGGAGCGGGCAAGGCATGATAAGCGGGTGCGCATTTTGCAGCAGGAACATCTGGGTGCCGGCAGTGCGAGGAATCTCGGCATGAAGGAAGCAAGAGGAAAATACCTGCTGTTTCTGGATTGCGATGACCTTTTTGACAAAAATATGTGCAGAGAGCTTTACCGGGCGGCGGAGAAGCATGATGCACAGGTAGTTCTTTTTGGTGCGCAGCGTATGGATATGATGAATAACCGCACGGAAAGGATGGGATGGGTGCTTCGCAGCAGTGAGCTTCCGAAGGATGCTGTTTTCAGCGGACAGGAGATTGCGGACCGGTTATTTCAGATTACAAGTAATTGTCCGTGGTCAAAGATGTTCCGCAGGGATTTTATTCTGGAAAACGGGCTGGAATTTCAGAGTACCAGACATTGCAATGATGCTTATTTTGTGAGGATGGCAATGGCACTGGCGGAGCGTATGACGATGGTGGACCAGATTTTTACCACATACCGGTTTAATATGGGCGCAAGTACGCAGGGAGTGAAGCATGAAGCTCCGTTGGAATTTTATAAAGCATTTTCAGCAGTAAAAGAAGCGCTGACAGAGAAAGGGCTGTTTGCACTTTATAAAAAAAGTTTCGTCAACTGGACGCTGACAGAAAGTCTTTTTAATTACCGTACGATGAAGACGGCAGAGGCAAAGGCGGCAATTAAAGAGAAAATGCTTACGGAGGGATTTGATTATTTCGGCATTACAGAGTGCAGCCCGGAGGACATATATAATCCGCAGCTGTATGAGGAGTATCTGGAGTTCCGGAAAGGCTAG
- a CDS encoding CgeB family protein, translating into MIGENGQTAGRQESIVKPAVAEKGKKGKDDAQKVAGLLEEQKKLLQEQKKMLWDLHREHADGMKAIQEIKTHVNRELYRRDDWGARAEETAVKAAGRPIWVIKCPAPDNASKIRWGDYAYAVSLKKNLEKQGVYVVLDMREDWGCETQADVVVVLRGCEFYRPDRRNKKCIYLMWNISHPNDVTASEYELYDGVCVASMHYAKRLQESLSVPVFALLQCTDTDLFYPAEKTPQEYAYDYIFVGNSRGVARDSVMWAVENKLPLTIWGGNWQNILKDHMDLVEDTFIENDKLPQLYRSSRVTLNDHWKDMKDAQYINNRIFDALACGLPVISDYSEELAETFPEAVLYYRNRQEFEQCIERIENDYDRIRACVAEQWPLIREKYSFEARAKELVEIAGQIAAKRADMSEEGKGL; encoded by the coding sequence ATGATAGGAGAAAACGGACAGACAGCTGGACGGCAGGAGAGTATCGTAAAGCCGGCTGTCGCTGAAAAGGGAAAAAAGGGGAAGGACGACGCGCAGAAGGTCGCCGGACTTCTGGAAGAGCAGAAAAAGCTGCTGCAGGAGCAGAAAAAAATGCTCTGGGATCTTCACAGAGAGCATGCAGACGGCATGAAGGCAATCCAGGAAATCAAGACGCATGTGAACCGGGAGCTGTACCGACGGGATGACTGGGGTGCGCGCGCAGAGGAGACTGCGGTAAAAGCAGCGGGGCGTCCCATCTGGGTAATCAAATGCCCGGCACCGGATAATGCATCCAAAATCCGCTGGGGCGATTATGCCTATGCGGTGTCACTGAAGAAGAATCTGGAAAAGCAGGGCGTATACGTCGTATTGGATATGAGGGAAGACTGGGGATGCGAGACACAGGCGGACGTGGTAGTGGTGCTGCGCGGCTGCGAGTTTTACCGGCCGGACCGCAGAAACAAAAAATGCATTTATCTGATGTGGAACATCAGTCATCCGAATGATGTCACGGCATCGGAATATGAATTGTATGATGGCGTGTGCGTGGCTTCCATGCATTATGCAAAGCGGCTGCAGGAAAGCCTGAGTGTACCGGTGTTTGCGCTGCTGCAGTGCACCGATACAGATTTGTTTTATCCGGCAGAGAAAACGCCGCAGGAATATGCGTATGATTATATTTTCGTGGGCAACTCGCGGGGCGTTGCGAGGGACAGCGTTATGTGGGCAGTGGAAAATAAGCTGCCGCTTACGATCTGGGGCGGAAACTGGCAGAATATTCTGAAGGACCACATGGATCTTGTGGAGGATACCTTTATAGAAAACGATAAGCTGCCGCAGCTCTATCGCTCCAGCCGGGTGACACTGAATGACCACTGGAAGGATATGAAGGATGCACAATATATCAATAATCGTATTTTTGATGCGCTGGCGTGCGGTCTGCCGGTGATTTCGGATTACAGTGAGGAGCTTGCGGAAACCTTTCCGGAAGCGGTGCTTTATTACCGCAATAGACAGGAATTTGAGCAGTGTATTGAGCGGATTGAAAATGATTATGACCGGATAAGGGCGTGTGTGGCAGAGCAGTGGCCGCTGATCCGGGAAAAATATTCCTTTGAGGCAAGGGCAAAAGAGCTCGTTGAAATTGCCGGTCAGATTGCGGCAAAAAGGGCGGATATGTCTGAGGAAGGAAAGGGCTTGTGA
- a CDS encoding ABC transporter permease: MKKLIEGFFHYFFLLKELVKRGIVLKYRRSYLGIIWSLLEPLLTMIVLTIIFGTLLGRGGKDYPVYILSGRLLYSFFSQGTTNALKSIRANSGMIKKVYIPKYLYPLSGVLFNYVIFLISLIVLVVVGLVLGVRPTVYIFQVFVPLIILFLLTFGIGMILSTIGVFFRDMEYLWSVATMLIMYASAIFYYPETILESNTGWILRFNPLFAVISNFRSAIFGEPMDLNYTFYSLGFAIVSLIIGIVLFYKKQDKFILHI, encoded by the coding sequence ATGAAAAAACTGATAGAAGGATTTTTTCACTACTTTTTCCTGCTGAAGGAACTGGTAAAAAGAGGAATTGTCCTAAAATACCGGCGGTCCTATCTGGGGATTATCTGGTCGCTTTTAGAACCGCTGCTCACCATGATTGTTCTCACCATTATTTTCGGGACACTTCTCGGAAGAGGCGGGAAGGATTATCCGGTCTATATACTGTCCGGCAGACTGCTGTACAGCTTTTTCTCGCAGGGAACCACCAATGCTCTGAAATCTATCCGGGCAAATTCCGGTATGATAAAGAAGGTGTATATCCCGAAATATCTGTACCCGCTTTCGGGAGTATTATTCAATTACGTTATTTTTCTGATTTCGCTGATTGTACTGGTAGTGGTAGGTCTTGTGCTCGGCGTAAGACCGACGGTATATATTTTCCAGGTGTTTGTGCCGCTGATTATATTGTTTTTGCTGACTTTTGGAATCGGTATGATTCTTTCTACCATTGGGGTGTTTTTCCGCGACATGGAGTATCTTTGGAGCGTCGCTACCATGCTTATTATGTATGCGAGCGCGATATTTTATTATCCGGAAACGATTCTGGAGTCAAATACCGGCTGGATACTGCGGTTTAATCCGCTGTTTGCGGTAATTTCCAATTTCCGGAGCGCTATTTTTGGCGAGCCGATGGATCTGAACTATACTTTTTATTCGCTGGGGTTTGCCATTGTATCGCTGATTATCGGTATTGTACTGTTTTATAAGAAACAGGATAAATTTATCCTGCATATTTAA
- a CDS encoding glycosyltransferase family 2 protein: MSYDRKVSVIIPVYNAEKYLRDTLDDATGQTLREIEIICVDDGSTDSSAEIVEEYARRDARVRLIRQKNQYAGVARNHGMSHATGEYLVFWDADDCFEPAMLEKMYARITQAQADICVCNVNVLDETTKDLIRSESYLVPAYLQGAQEYAKTTHPEYLFNIATNVPWNKMFRAEFVREHGLQFENRSRANDVYFVMMAFYLAEKIAVLDERLVTYRANNESSLTGTLSQTPLCAIKAFDAVRKELLRLGAMENPQIRQSFDNRVLQSLLFGLHKCVQGEAFAQMYQYLKKEGFARLGICPQEQYYYSEEAYRRFLRLLDEEPLDYVLQYALEEKTKKQKRIHELKEKVQNLRGRVAELKDEKKAMKEENRQMRAVLGSCGGRLVQKIYALRKNPKEESGKVN, encoded by the coding sequence ATGAGCTATGACAGGAAGGTGTCTGTCATTATTCCGGTATATAATGCGGAAAAATATCTGCGCGATACGTTGGACGACGCGACAGGACAGACGCTGCGGGAGATTGAAATCATCTGCGTGGACGACGGCTCCACGGACAGCTCGGCAGAGATCGTGGAGGAATATGCCCGGCGGGATGCGCGGGTGCGCCTTATCCGGCAGAAAAACCAGTATGCCGGGGTGGCGAGAAATCACGGGATGTCCCATGCGACGGGAGAATATCTGGTGTTCTGGGATGCTGACGACTGCTTCGAACCGGCGATGCTGGAGAAAATGTACGCAAGAATCACGCAGGCACAGGCGGATATCTGCGTCTGCAATGTAAATGTGCTGGACGAGACCACAAAAGACCTGATACGGTCGGAATCCTATCTGGTGCCCGCCTATCTGCAGGGGGCGCAGGAATATGCAAAAACGACACACCCGGAGTATTTATTTAACATTGCGACAAATGTCCCGTGGAATAAGATGTTCCGCGCGGAATTTGTCCGGGAGCACGGGCTGCAGTTTGAGAACCGGTCGCGCGCCAACGATGTATATTTTGTGATGATGGCATTTTATCTGGCGGAAAAAATTGCTGTTCTGGATGAACGGCTGGTGACATACCGCGCCAATAACGAAAGCAGTCTGACGGGAACGCTCTCGCAGACGCCGCTTTGCGCAATCAAGGCATTCGATGCTGTAAGGAAGGAGCTTTTGCGGCTCGGTGCAATGGAGAACCCGCAGATCAGGCAGAGCTTTGACAACCGCGTTCTGCAGAGCCTGCTGTTCGGACTGCATAAATGCGTGCAGGGAGAGGCTTTTGCGCAGATGTATCAGTATCTGAAAAAAGAGGGCTTTGCCAGACTGGGGATATGCCCGCAGGAGCAGTATTATTACTCGGAGGAGGCATACCGGCGTTTTTTAAGGCTGCTTGACGAGGAGCCCCTGGATTACGTGCTGCAGTATGCGCTGGAGGAAAAGACGAAAAAGCAGAAGCGCATCCATGAACTGAAAGAAAAGGTTCAGAATCTGCGCGGCAGGGTGGCGGAGCTGAAAGACGAAAAAAAAGCGATGAAGGAAGAAAACAGGCAGATGCGTGCTGTTCTCGGCTCATGCGGCGGACGTCTTGTACAGAAAATATACGCACTCCGGAAAAATCCGAAAGAAGAAAGCGGAAAGGTGAATTGA
- a CDS encoding CDP-glycerol glycerophosphotransferase family protein: MGMIKKVIHGVSWRVAKYGRRKLAKYYKILTQKKIYPSVYRKYSKKPVQEQKIVFLEIRMMELTDNFQRIYDALKKRGGYQLVTCHIGSELVSRREQYKNSVAALKEIATAKYVFINDSSALISCIPLRPETKVIQTWHACGAFKKFGFSTVDKQFGGNYEQLTKYPLHKNFSLVTVSSPEVIWAYAEAFHMEDRLEDIVATGISRTDVFYDKAAIAAAYEKIHRLFPESREKKVILYAPTYRGRVAKAYSPEKMDLEQMQEALGAEYVLVFKHHPFVKNRPVVPEALKDFVMDLTADMTIEELLMVSDICISDYSSLVFEYSLFERPMLFFAYDLEEYFDWRGFYYDFGEMTPGPTCKTTEEMIDYIQNLDTRFDRQRVIDFKNKFMSACDGHATERILETVMGKENHWSGKGKKK, from the coding sequence ATGGGAATGATAAAAAAAGTAATTCACGGAGTTTCGTGGAGAGTGGCAAAATACGGAAGGCGGAAGCTGGCAAAGTATTATAAAATCCTGACGCAGAAAAAAATTTACCCGTCCGTTTACCGGAAATACAGTAAAAAGCCGGTGCAGGAGCAGAAGATTGTTTTTCTGGAAATCCGCATGATGGAGCTGACGGACAATTTTCAGCGCATATACGACGCTCTGAAAAAGCGCGGCGGCTATCAGCTTGTCACCTGCCATATCGGCAGCGAGCTTGTTTCCCGCCGGGAGCAGTATAAAAACAGCGTTGCGGCGCTCAAAGAAATCGCCACGGCGAAGTACGTGTTCATCAACGATTCCTCGGCGCTGATAAGCTGCATCCCGCTGCGTCCGGAGACGAAGGTCATCCAGACCTGGCATGCCTGCGGCGCTTTCAAAAAATTCGGCTTTAGTACCGTGGACAAACAGTTTGGCGGAAACTATGAGCAGCTGACGAAATACCCGCTGCATAAAAACTTTTCCCTGGTAACGGTCAGCAGCCCGGAGGTAATCTGGGCATACGCGGAGGCGTTCCACATGGAGGACCGCCTGGAGGATATCGTGGCGACCGGCATCAGCCGCACCGATGTCTTTTACGATAAAGCGGCAATCGCGGCGGCATACGAAAAAATCCACCGCCTGTTCCCGGAAAGCAGGGAGAAAAAAGTGATTCTCTACGCGCCGACCTACCGCGGACGTGTGGCAAAGGCGTACTCGCCGGAGAAGATGGATCTGGAGCAGATGCAGGAGGCGCTTGGTGCGGAATATGTGCTGGTATTCAAGCACCATCCGTTCGTGAAAAACCGTCCGGTCGTGCCGGAGGCGTTAAAGGATTTTGTTATGGATCTGACGGCGGATATGACAATTGAGGAGCTGCTGATGGTGAGTGATATCTGCATTTCCGATTACTCCTCACTGGTGTTTGAATATTCGCTGTTTGAGCGGCCGATGCTGTTTTTTGCATACGATCTGGAGGAATATTTTGACTGGCGTGGCTTCTACTATGACTTCGGGGAAATGACGCCCGGTCCGACTTGCAAAACGACGGAAGAAATGATAGACTATATCCAAAATCTGGATACCAGATTTGACAGGCAGAGGGTAATAGATTTTAAAAACAAATTTATGAGCGCCTGCGACGGGCACGCTACAGAGCGGATTCTGGAAACCGTTATGGGAAAAGAAAACCACTGGAGCGGAAAGGGAAAGAAAAAATGA
- a CDS encoding polysaccharide pyruvyl transferase family protein: protein MKKILIRAHMSPFDNLDAASVLQHDRIGTNAGNMIFINSIMRALMTEDVQIDTFNTRRDLTAEMVERINAEYSFVVLPFANAFRPSFQRELQKITGFVKKLKVPCVVIGTGISATYTSPLKEENSFDGTVREFVRTILDKSAIIGTRGEETSAYLTRLGFKEGTHHRVIGCPSMFWYGEKLPQIEKKELTKDSPVSINWKIDLPEPIHAFMRSNVCRFENFQYVPQITDEIRLMYYGTPFPQGKYKKITDQYPAQACHPWYLQDRARAFINVPSWFDYLSQKELSFGSRIHGNIAALLAGTPAYVIVSDYRISELVRYHNIPHINYQDLKEDDTIFSLYDRADYTRLQEGHRERFENYKSFLEENGLAHTFDMEPSAPRPYDRKMQELSLQPALTPFFSASSEEQARRLAELQRDQEALRQKYDELKSMEMLLKLKRMYKSANRILEKLVKKK from the coding sequence GACGGAGGATGTGCAGATTGATACTTTCAATACAAGGCGTGATCTGACGGCGGAGATGGTGGAGCGCATCAATGCGGAGTACAGCTTTGTGGTGCTGCCGTTTGCCAATGCTTTCCGCCCGTCGTTCCAGCGGGAGCTTCAGAAGATTACGGGATTTGTAAAAAAGCTGAAGGTACCGTGCGTCGTTATCGGCACGGGCATTTCCGCCACCTATACCAGTCCGCTGAAGGAAGAGAATTCCTTTGACGGGACCGTCCGGGAATTTGTCAGAACGATTCTTGACAAATCTGCTATAATCGGTACCCGCGGGGAGGAAACCTCCGCGTATCTGACCCGTCTGGGCTTCAAAGAAGGAACGCACCACCGGGTGATCGGCTGCCCGTCGATGTTCTGGTACGGGGAGAAGCTGCCGCAAATCGAAAAAAAAGAGCTTACGAAGGATTCTCCGGTAAGCATTAACTGGAAAATTGACCTGCCGGAGCCGATACACGCCTTTATGCGCAGCAATGTCTGCCGGTTTGAAAACTTCCAGTATGTGCCGCAGATTACGGATGAAATCCGGCTGATGTATTACGGAACGCCTTTTCCGCAGGGGAAATATAAGAAAATTACCGACCAGTACCCGGCGCAGGCGTGCCATCCCTGGTATCTGCAGGACAGGGCGCGGGCGTTTATCAATGTTCCGTCCTGGTTTGATTATCTGAGCCAGAAGGAGCTGTCCTTTGGCAGCCGCATTCACGGAAATATTGCAGCGCTGCTTGCCGGAACGCCGGCTTATGTCATTGTGTCGGACTACCGGATTTCAGAGCTGGTGCGCTATCACAATATTCCGCATATCAATTACCAGGATCTAAAAGAGGACGATACGATTTTCTCCCTTTACGACAGGGCGGATTATACGCGCCTGCAGGAGGGACACCGGGAACGTTTTGAGAATTACAAAAGCTTTCTGGAGGAAAACGGGCTTGCGCATACCTTTGATATGGAGCCCTCCGCGCCGCGCCCATACGACCGGAAAATGCAGGAGCTGTCCCTGCAGCCGGCGCTGACGCCGTTCTTTTCCGCCTCCTCTGAAGAGCAGGCGAGACGGCTGGCAGAATTACAGAGAGACCAGGAGGCGCTGCGGCAGAAGTATGACGAACTGAAATCGATGGAGATGCTGCTGAAGCTGAAGCGTATGTATAAATCGGCAAACAGGATTCTGGAAAAGCTTGTCAAAAAGAAGTAG